One region of Deltaproteobacteria bacterium genomic DNA includes:
- a CDS encoding YaiI/YqxD family protein, with amino-acid sequence MRIWLDNDGCPQIVRDIVFKASQKRRIAVAVVANRYMHVPAGGIIQMIAVSGAFDAADNYIAENAVADDLVITADIPLASRIVEKGCMGLNPRGEIYTEANIRERLAMRNLMQELRSGGEIQGGPAPLGDLDKKRFADAFDRVVTSLISKGG; translated from the coding sequence ATGCGTATATGGCTTGATAACGACGGCTGCCCTCAAATTGTCCGCGACATTGTCTTTAAGGCATCGCAAAAGCGTAGGATAGCCGTAGCTGTTGTGGCCAATAGGTATATGCACGTTCCGGCCGGCGGCATAATCCAAATGATCGCCGTATCCGGCGCCTTTGACGCGGCGGATAACTATATCGCGGAGAACGCCGTTGCTGATGATTTAGTGATTACGGCCGATATTCCGCTCGCCAGTCGTATCGTCGAAAAAGGCTGCATGGGACTAAACCCCCGCGGCGAAATTTACACCGAGGCCAACATCAGAGAGCGCCTCGCCATGCGCAACCTCATGCAGGAACTGCGCAGCGGCGGCGAGATACAAGGTGGCCCCGCACCTCTCGGCGACCTCGACAAGAAGCGCTTTGCCGATGCCTTTGATCGCGTCGTGACGAGTTTAATCAGCAAAGGAGGTTGA
- a CDS encoding pentapeptide repeat-containing protein, with the protein METTELSGDATELAPAPTEAPVKSNKLPEIPIAHVAVVTCLDDLQKVLAAHQKWAEAVLDPNTEVASGRANLTNADLRGYELAGVNLSGANLSGANLAGCDLEGANLSVANLQGAVLACANLRGAKLRRARLEGADLRGADLTNANLTGVDLSKTLMKTPEKPVDNTLAAAPAPAESLVAESDVGASLVTEPLTDESVANEAQAASEDEADTTQPLPDEPLVSGNVVL; encoded by the coding sequence ATGGAAACGACGGAACTTTCGGGCGACGCCACCGAGCTCGCTCCCGCGCCTACCGAGGCCCCAGTCAAATCCAATAAGTTACCGGAAATTCCCATCGCACATGTGGCTGTCGTGACTTGCCTCGACGATTTGCAAAAGGTACTCGCCGCTCATCAAAAATGGGCGGAGGCGGTGCTCGACCCCAATACTGAAGTCGCAAGCGGTCGCGCCAACCTTACTAATGCTGACTTGCGCGGCTACGAACTAGCCGGCGTCAATCTAAGCGGCGCTAACCTGAGTGGTGCCAATTTAGCTGGCTGTGATCTTGAAGGTGCCAATCTCAGTGTCGCCAATCTGCAAGGAGCCGTACTGGCCTGCGCCAATCTCCGCGGCGCTAAACTACGGCGCGCGCGACTCGAAGGCGCTGATCTGCGCGGTGCCGACTTGACCAACGCTAACCTTACTGGTGTTGATCTCAGCAAGACTCTGATGAAGACACCAGAGAAGCCCGTAGACAACACGCTAGCCGCTGCGCCGGCCCCGGCCGAGTCTTTAGTTGCTGAGTCAGATGTTGGCGCGTCATTAGTTACTGAGCCATTAACTGATGAGTCAGTAGCTAATGAAGCTCAGGCAGCATCTGAGGACGAAGCTGACACGACTCAGCCTCTTCCCGACGAGCCCTTGGTTTCAGGTAACGTAGTGCTCTGA
- a CDS encoding PilZ domain-containing protein, which translates to MVVLGNAIWPVVDISLTGLRVKIGSDIEVPTFPLTMNLKWGQVLLRTEAKLVWQLGDLAGLVFTDTTGESLLRIRALTEPLALGRSLEPVEASATLGSEAGKRWFHGQQDLNLWTWQSPTTKRLDKWILQHSHQIYTWTEDKGLELRSYAPQGWSPVTVGMPAATLPREQLPWLRDLLWSLPDPIRVALLETLEGPSHRY; encoded by the coding sequence ATGGTGGTACTCGGTAATGCCATCTGGCCCGTCGTCGATATCAGTCTGACCGGGCTGCGTGTCAAAATCGGCAGCGATATCGAGGTGCCCACGTTCCCTCTCACGATGAACCTCAAGTGGGGACAAGTGTTGCTCCGCACCGAAGCTAAGTTGGTGTGGCAACTTGGTGACCTGGCCGGTCTGGTGTTTACCGATACTACGGGTGAATCTCTGCTGCGTATCCGTGCTTTAACTGAGCCCTTGGCTCTGGGGAGATCACTAGAGCCAGTAGAAGCGTCAGCCACCCTTGGATCTGAGGCTGGTAAAAGGTGGTTTCATGGACAACAGGACTTAAACCTCTGGACCTGGCAAAGCCCAACAACAAAGCGTTTAGACAAGTGGATCCTGCAGCATAGCCATCAAATCTACACTTGGACCGAAGATAAAGGACTGGAGTTAAGATCGTATGCACCGCAAGGTTGGTCGCCTGTGACAGTGGGTATGCCAGCGGCGACCCTGCCAAGAGAGCAGCTGCCATGGCTGCGCGATCTTTTGTGGTCACTTCCTGATCCGATCCGCGTCGCGCTCCTTGAGACCCTAGAGGGGCCTAGTCACCGGTATTAG